GTCGAAGGGCGGCCCTTGTCGGGGGAACAGAATTTTACAAGGTTCTGTGCTAAATATTGCCGCGGTACGGAAGATGGCCGCAAAAAGTGCTATGCCAGCGACGCTTTCGGTGGCGAGATGTCCCTTAAGCAACAGGAGCCGTACGTTTATAATTGCCTTAATTCGGGGCTGGTCGATTGTGCAACGCCGATTATTGTAGAAGGCTACCACCTCGCCAACCTGAACGGCGGCCAGGTACTGGAAGAGCCGATACCGAAGGAGGTCGCCATCGCGCGAGCCAAGGCCATCGGCATCGAGGACATCGACGGCTATCTGGAGGAATTGGACAGGATCCCTTTTGTTACCAAACCCAAGTTGCAGAAAATCGTAAAATTCATGGCCGTTATCACGCGTACCCTGAGCGATATGGCCATGCAGAAATATCTGCTGGCCAAACAGTCCAAGGAATACCTCAATAAACTGGTCGACAGCGTCTCCGACTGTATTTTTGCCATCGATGTCAATTTCCGCATCACCATGGTCAACAAGATTTGTCACGATGCCTTCGGTTTTGAAGACGGGCGGCTTTACGGCAAAAACTTCTGTGATCTTCTGGACCCGCCGGAAAAGATTCTGGAATGCAAAAGCAAACTGGATCAGGGTGAAGAAGATAATTTCCGTGTGGAGATGGAAGGCGTCAGTGGTGACGGCAGCAAGTTTCCCGCTCAGGTCTCGATCTCCCGGATCAATGATGAAGGTGGTGAGGTTGCCGGCTACGTGGCCATTCTGCGCAATATTACCGAAGAGAAACGGCATGAAAAAATGAAGCAGGATTTGGTGGCCATGCTCAGCCATGACATGCGCAACCCCATCTCTGCCATCAACAAAACCCTTGAACTGCTTTCCACGGAACGCATCGGCACGATTAACCATAAACAGGAACATGTGATTCGTCTGGCCTCCAATACCAACGACCAGCTGTGCAGTATGGTGAACTCTTTTCTGGATATCTTTCGGGAAGAAAACACCAATTTTCAACTCAACAGGACCGAGTTCGATCTGAATGCCGTCATCAACGACTGTATCGAAGAACAATCCCTGTTGCTGGCCGATAAGCAGCTCAAGGTGCGCCACGCGACCGACCGGGAATGCCTGCCTGCATCCCTCGACCTGATTCGCATGAAGCGGACCATTACCAATCTCCTTTCCAATGCCATCAATTACAGTGTCACCGGCGGTCTGATCAGCGTCAGGAGCAGGAAGGTGTTAGGCAGGAATCGGGATCTTTGCAGGATCCTGAAGCCCAGCGTGGTGGATCGCGTTTCGGCCAATCACAAATATCTCTGGATAATGGTGAAGGACCAGGGATATGGTGTGCCTGAAGAATTTCAGGATGCGATTTTTGAAAAGTTTTTTACCGTGGAAAGCAAGGAAGGGTTGGGGCGGCGTGGAATCGGCCTGGGGCTGGCCTTTTGCAAACTGGTTACCGAATCTCATGGTGGCGTAATTTTTTCCCGGACTCCTACAAGCAAACCCTTGACCCAGAAAACGCCCGGTTGCGAATTTCATCTGGTGTTGCCGGCATCGGCTTAGAAAAGACCGCAACACCGGCTTTGATTTTGTGTATGGAGTCGGGCTTTGTCGCGCGTTGCAGGTGACAAAGGCCTTTTTCAGTCGGAGGCCTGGCGGGCTGTTTTCGGAGCCGGAAGAATCAATTCATGGAGGGCAGGCTTTTGACAATATGCTTGGATATGGATGGTTTCAAGATGTTGTAGGCGGGGTCCGGAGCCACCAGCCCGACAATGAAATATTCATTATTCTGAACCGGTGTGATGAAACCGACCAGTCGACGTTGGTTGAAATCGAGATCGATCCATAAAAGCTTGCCCGCCTCCGGATCGATGCGTTCCAGTTGATCCATGGTGAAGACCAGTTCGGCGCCGGTGCATTCGAAACCGTGACTGGGAATCCTTCCGCGGGTGGCGATAATGAAACCCTGGGAATCGACCACGAAGGCGGCTTCGGCGCTGGTGATGCCGATGCACCAGGCGATGCAGCTTTCCCAGTCGGGAAAATTTTCCGATGGCTCGGTAAGCGCCGGTCGGGTCTTTTCGGCCGAAACGGTTTCGGTCGGCCTGGTTGCTTGCTCGCCATTTCCGGGTTTCTGAACCGGCATCAGCCGCACGTAAGGTCGGGTGTCGGTTGGCTGGTCTATTTTGGAAGCCGGCTTTCTGGTCGGCGCCATGGCGTCGAGCAGTTGCCGGGCGTAGGACAGATTATATGAGTTCACGTTGCGGTCTTTCATCGTCGGCTCCCATATCGCCACCCAGGTTCTGGATGATGGTTTTGATTTCCGTGGCCAGCATCTCGAATCTTTTGGCTTCCGGAGGGCAGCGCCCCTGCAGGAATGCCACGGGCAGGCCTTTTTCGCTGGCAAGATGAAAAATATCGGTTCGCGGTATGTAGGTTTCCAGAACCCCGTGCAGGGATGACCATGCCGTGCTCATGATGTTGAAGGAAACGTCCTTCTGCAGCTGAACCATGACTGCCAGGATGCCGATCAGGTGCAGTCTCCGGTTTTCGTTTTCCCTGATGTGCTGAAGGACATGCAACGTCTGGGAGATGGCACGCAATGCCAGAGGCTCCGCCTGCAACGGGAGCAGCGCATGTGTGCTTGATGCCAATGCGGCGCGCGTGACGGACCCAAGGCCGGACGGTGTGTCGACGATGATGTAGCGGAATTCCGCATCCACTTCGGCGATAATGTTCTGCAAGGCATCGGAGCAGCGCAGGACATTTTCGTAAATATCGATGTCCAGGGGATCCAGCCGGCCTCTTGGCAGAATCGACAGCTGCGGCAGCCGGGTTTGAAGCATGACCTCGTTCAGTGGCGCTTCATCCACGATATGTTCCGCCAGCCCGCGCCAGTCGGTATCGTTGCGTGCCAGGGAAAAGCCGATGGCGCCCAGGGGATCAAGGTCCAACAGCAGGGTGCGCTCCCCCGATTCCGCCAGGGCAACGGCCAGGTTCAAGGCGACCGTGGTCTTGCCTGTGCCGCCTTTGGAGCTGACGATGGAAATCGTATTTGCCATTTTTTCACCACATGTCCGCCGGATCGGGCCGGCCGGTTGTTATTTCCTGGTGACGATGAATTCTCCGAAGGAATCGCCCGCTTCCAGGCCCTTGGTCTGCTTGCAGACAAAGGTATTCATGCCGTCAGGGTACGGATCGGCGTAGGCCAGTTCGAAAAATGCCTGGTTCAGTCCGCGCAGCATGTAGGCGCGCAATCCTGCCCCCGGACTGTCCGCTTCGTAATAATCGAAAGCCCGGACAATCATCCGCTGACCTTCCTTAAGTTGCACTATACCCGACTTGGCCCATCCCCAGGCGGTGAAAGCGGCAAACGCCCCTCGCAGGATATCTTTTTCTCCTTCGGTGACCATCGGCATCACCACTTCGCTGAAAATCTCCGAGGTGATGATTCCGCAACCTGTGTGATAGCCGCATTCGTAGGCAGCCCTGACCAGTCCCGCTTCGACTTCTTCCTTGCGTTCCGGGGCGGCGGCGAGCAATCTTTCCGTCAGGCTGTTCAGCAATGCCACCGGCAACAGGTTGACCAGGACTTCGTATTCGGGGATCAGACCCTGTTCGTTGCTCTGCACGTTAACCTTGGCCAAAGCCTTGACCACATCGTTTCGCATGACCGTCATAATAATGGATTCTCCTTGTTCAGGCCGCCTCAACGGTGAAGACGCTTTGCTGTTCGCCGGTAACCATGCCCTGGAGTTCGGTGACCTTGTAACCGCGGGCGGGACGTTCGAAAAGGGCACCAAACACGGCTGCGACATACCCACGGGTGAAATGATTTATCGGCTTATGGTATTCGCCCCACTTCATGAGCCATCCTTCGTCTATGTGGGATCGGAGCAGACATGCTTCTCCGGATTGCGCGGTGCCGCTGATGGTTATTTTGCCCAGGCCGAAAGCGGAAAAGTAACCGGTGCATATCTCCTGCTTTTCCTGGATGTCGGAGATGCCGTTTTTCTGGAAATAGTCATCGAACATGACGCGCATGGCATCCTCCACCGCATCGGCCAGGATCTGCGGGCCACCGACATCGTCCAGATCCTCGGCCAGCTTGGTGACCAGGGTAAGGTAATGGTGGCTGTGCATGACAACCGGGTGGCCGTTGAGAGAGTGGCGGTAGGTATCTGGAGCAAGGGTGAAATCGAGCTTGAGCGGCATGGGTCCCTCCTAGAATGACAATCCGAGTTCCTGGAACAGCTTTTTGGTTTTGTGGCGGATGATGCCCAGACTGGAAGCATCCGGAGTGACTATCGCGGCGACGGCATCGCCGACCGGTCTGCACATGATGACAGCACGGCCATATTCGATGAACATGTCCTGATAGCAACTGATGTTGAGTTCGCTCCCCATTTCCTCGATGCCATTGATGGCATGTGCGAGGGAAGCGCCAAGCTCGTCGATATTGATGCGCGCGCTGCTGCCCGCCGATTCGATGACAAAACCGTCGCGGCCCACGACAACCACGGCATCGATGCCGGGAATCGTCAGCAGATCGTTCATGACATCCGTCGATTCTCTCGTTGTTTGTTCCATGGATGTACTCCCTTCTTCAGACGCGGATGCGTAGTTGTGCACGGAATCGCCGCCACGGTTATCCAGACGCACAATGGCTTCGAGGATAGCGTGCTGAACGGGCAGGCCGATGGTCGTTTCCAGGGGGGCGATTCCAGGCAGGTAATAAAAGGTTCCCCGTTTCCAGTCGAGCAGGGCGGCGATGCCGTCGAGCCCGGTTTTTTCTCCGGCCCGCGCCGAAAGGATTTCCCCTTTGGCGAAATAGATCATCCCCTCGTCATTTTCCGGATCGCGCATGACGCGAATCGCACCGCTTCTGGAGCTTGCCGCCAGAAACTGCAACAGGTCGGATATCGTGGTTACCGAAAGGTCGCCGTGCAGGCTCTTGTCATCGGAACCTCCGGCAAGAGTCAAGCTATCGGAAGCTGTCATGGAAAATCCCTCCTTGCTATAAGGGAAGCATCGGTACTGGCTTTGGCAAAAACCGGCTCCGGATATTATCCGAATACCAGCATGGTCGCTGTCTGATTGATATGTCCGATGTATTGCTCGCCATAGGTGCTGAAACCGGCAGTCGGGATGCCTTCAAACAGTTTGCCGTAGGCGTCGGTCAGGTTCTGCTGGCGCAGATCGAGGGTGCGGAGGATGCAGTCGAAGTCGAGGATCCCGGAAATGCGGCCAAGTTTTTGGCGGGCTTCGGCAATGGCCCGCGCGGTGTCCCCGAGCATGTCGGCGGATTCCAGCAGGGACAGTTCCATGTCTTCCTTGATGCTGCAATAAAAGTACATGGAGTCGCCCTGGATGCGTTGCGGGCTGCGTACGAACGGCTCGCCTTGAACGATGAGACCGACCGGATGGCGCATGAAGCATTGACTGATCCTGTCGCTGGATACCCCGACTGCTTCGGCGTAAGCCTCGATTGCCGGCCGGTCGTTGAACTGCAGGACTTCTCGGCGCGATTCGTTGGCTTTGGAGACCCTGAGGGTTTTTCCCAGAAGACGGAAACTCTGGGTTTTGACAAAGGAAAAATCAACGCTTGGTTTGAGCAGGGCCAGCAGCGCGGCATTTTTGTAGGCATGACCGTTGGCGTAGACGTAGGTTCCGGAAAATTGCAGATCGTCGCCCGCCGATCCGCCGATAAAGGGGACATTGGTCAAATCGCCGAGAGTTTCCATCAGGGTTTCTTCCATGCCTGTCAGACCGTCGATCAGCAGAATGCCGACATGGCGCGCCGGGTCCATCGCTGAAAGCGGTTGCCCGAAGTGGGCATCGAAGCAGGCCACGGCCTGTTGAATGGCATTTGGGTCGCCGAGATTCCTGACAACCTCGATTTTGAAATCCTGAAGCATGTCGGTGGAGAAGGCCATCGCCACGATCGCGTCCGAAAGCATTTGGCCGCTGGTGATTTCGCCGGCGGTGGAACAACCGAAGACCTGCGCGCCGGGAAACGCCTCCTGCATATAAAGCGACACGGTTTCCGGCGCATGTTTCATTGCGGCGAAGAAAATCACCAGGCGGGGGGATGCCGGCGCGAGCTGTTTTCGTAGGTCCCGCACGCAATCGGCGGTGTCCGGGTGGGTGGAAAACCCGGTACGTATCTTCCCGTTGGCGGATGCCGGCCGGATCGCACCGGTTTGCGGGGGGCCGGCCGGAGCGAAGGATCTCATCATGCTTTCGAGTTTGGCGATGATCGCGGGATCGTCCGGTGAATCGGCGGAGAACCTGGCCGGATTGATGCCTTTGAGGATCATTTTGGTTTTGATCACGCGTGCGAGCATGGGATTGTTGCTTGCGTTTTGCTCAAGAATGGAATGGATCATTTTTTGAATTTTTCCTGCCATGAAACGCCTCCTTATAAAGGTATGCTTTTCATAAAGCCTTGTTAAACAAGTATGTTGCGGCGCTGACGAAAAAACGCAGGGCTGGTCCTTTTGAACGGTGCAGGGAAACGCTGCGGAAACTGCCGCATGCTGATTTTAAGACAATGTTTTATCGTTAATATATTAAATTAAAGGTTTGTGTCAATAGATTAAATAGTTTTCTAAATAAAAACTATGAATTAGGGTGTTCCGCTGGACTCAGTGTAAAATGCCAGGATGGGAGATTGGGACGGGATGAAAAAACAGTTGCGTTTCCATCATGAAGGCGGAGAAATCGGCTTCGAGCCCCTGTCGATGGCGCATCAGCTGCTTGGTGCCATCGGCCAGCAGATTGGCGCGGCTCAGGCGACGGGAGAGGCGTTGCAGGATGATTTCAATGTGGTCGAGATGGCGTAACGACACCAGCCAGTTTGCGGCCAGCATGCGTGGCAGCTGCCTGCGCAGGGCGTTCGGCAGGAGGTTGGGGTTGTCCTTTACCAGGCGGTAAATGGATGCGGCAAACTGTTCAAGGGGCTGGGGGTGATAGATTCGCCAGTTTTGTGCCAGGAAATGATCGTAGGCAATGTCGACCAGAATGCCGCGGCAAAGCCCGAGGTCCGGGTTCAATCGCTGCTTGCTGCGCCGAAAGGCGGCAGAAGTCTGAGCAAAACTGTCGAGTCTGCGATGGTGGATGATGCCCTGAAGGACGCCCGCCGGCAGATTCCGGTCGAGGCGTCCCTTGATGTAGTCACCGATCAGGGCCCCCAGGCGCGCGTCGGGAAGCGGATCAACCAGGTAAAGGTGCAAAAGATGGTTCACGCTGTCTTTCCGTTTTATTCATGCATTTCCGAGGACAGCAGCAGGCTTTAATTGGTACGCAGCAAATCTGCTTCGAGGCCGGAGTGGTGATTACCGACCAGCGCAGCGGTTTGTACCGGCTGACTGCCTTCCAGGCGGGCGGTCAACTGTGCGACGGTCCGTTTGAAGTCCGGCAGGTGCTGAGCCGATACCGGTGCCGATGGCGGTGTTTTGATCTTGAGCGGATTCAGCGCCACGCCGTTTTTATACATGCGGAAGTCAAGGTGCGGACCGGTGGAAAGGCCGGTCGTGCCGACATAGCCGATCACTTGTCCCTGCCTGACTTTTACCCCTCTTTTGATGCCGCGGCCGAAGCGGCTCATATGGTTGTACATGGTCTCCCATCCGCCAGGGTGGCGAACCTTGACACAATTGCCGTTGTAGCGTTTGAAGGCGGCAAAGGTTACCGTGCCGTCTCCCACGGTTTTTATGGGGGTGCCGGTCGGCGCCGCATAGTCGATGGCCGGGTGGGGGCGTACTTTTTTGGTGATCGGGTGCCGCCGACGCATGTTGAATCCTGAGGAGATGCGGGAGAACGACAGCGGTGCCTTCAAAAAGGCTTTGCGCAGGCTGCGCCCGTTTTCGTCGTAATAGGCCGCCGGTTGATTTCCGTCCTTGAAAAGGTAGGCGCTGTAGGGTTGCCCCTGATTGGTGAACCGGGCCGCGAGAATGCGGCCGTAGCCGGCCGGAGTGCCTTCGCGGAAGCGTTTTTCCACCAGAGCCTCAAACGCGTCGCCTGGCTGGATGTCGCGGATGAAGTCGATGTCCCAGGCAAAGATGTCGGCCAGGGATATGGCGAGAACCTCATTCTCGCCGCTTTGAACGATCGATCCGAAAAGGCTCGAGTCGATGACGCCGGTGACCAGGTCGGTGATAACCTCGTATTCGATGGGTATCTTCCGGGCTACGAAACTGCCGCCCTCCCGGCAAACCACAAGCTGATCCTCGCGGTCGATATCGTAAGTGAAACTTATGAATTTGCCGTCGGCAAGGCGCAGCGCGTAGGATTGTCCGGCGGTCAGTCGGGACAAGGGAAAAACCGGCTTGGTTGCCTGGTTGAGTATGTGAATCTGCTGCGGAGTGAAGATGTCGGCAAGCAGCGACGTGATGGTGTCCCCGGGCTGGATGACGCCCTTGACGGTTTTTTGCGCAATGACCCGAGTCTGCTCGTTCGCGGTCCTGGCAGCCTGCTCCCCGTTGCTGGTCTGCCGGTTAGAACCGGTTGCGCCGAACCAGAGGCCGCCGAGAAGGCCGGCAACGACCCCCCCCACAGGAGCGCTTTTTTAGTTGTGAAACGGTTGGTTTTCAGTTTCGGGAAACGTCGTGGTGGTTGAATATCATGCAACATGTCACTCTCTTTGGTTTTGTTTTGCTCGGGATGGTGGAGGGGCCGCCGATGCAGTGCATCCATGGCCCGGCCAGAATCACATGGCATGCTAACAGGTTCTGCACATCGTTGTCCAGAAATTCGACAGCAAGCAGGAAGAAGTGCAAGGCCGTTGCCAAAATTTGGCCAATGGTCTATTTATGTAAACGGGCGATTTGCAGGCTGCCGGGAGAGTTTCCTGTCCGGCCTGCGCGGTTGCTGACTCCATCGAAGGCAGGGACATGGTCATGGTGAATGTGGAACGTTTGAAAAAGGAATTTGCGCGGCAGGCCGGCATTGCCAGTCCGTCTTTTCGGGAAGGGGAGATTTCCAGGTATCTGGTCGAA
This portion of the Syntrophotalea acetylenica genome encodes:
- a CDS encoding PocR ligand-binding domain-containing protein encodes the protein MKKTLNLLDLVDKETLDEILDAFNEVCGIGSVIADVEGRPLSGEQNFTRFCAKYCRGTEDGRKKCYASDAFGGEMSLKQQEPYVYNCLNSGLVDCATPIIVEGYHLANLNGGQVLEEPIPKEVAIARAKAIGIEDIDGYLEELDRIPFVTKPKLQKIVKFMAVITRTLSDMAMQKYLLAKQSKEYLNKLVDSVSDCIFAIDVNFRITMVNKICHDAFGFEDGRLYGKNFCDLLDPPEKILECKSKLDQGEEDNFRVEMEGVSGDGSKFPAQVSISRINDEGGEVAGYVAILRNITEEKRHEKMKQDLVAMLSHDMRNPISAINKTLELLSTERIGTINHKQEHVIRLASNTNDQLCSMVNSFLDIFREENTNFQLNRTEFDLNAVINDCIEEQSLLLADKQLKVRHATDRECLPASLDLIRMKRTITNLLSNAINYSVTGGLISVRSRKVLGRNRDLCRILKPSVVDRVSANHKYLWIMVKDQGYGVPEEFQDAIFEKFFTVESKEGLGRRGIGLGLAFCKLVTESHGGVIFSRTPTSKPLTQKTPGCEFHLVLPASA
- a CDS encoding 4-vinyl reductase; translation: MPLKLDFTLAPDTYRHSLNGHPVVMHSHHYLTLVTKLAEDLDDVGGPQILADAVEDAMRVMFDDYFQKNGISDIQEKQEICTGYFSAFGLGKITISGTAQSGEACLLRSHIDEGWLMKWGEYHKPINHFTRGYVAAVFGALFERPARGYKVTELQGMVTGEQQSVFTVEAA
- a CDS encoding M23 family metallopeptidase, yielding MGGVVAGLLGGLWFGATGSNRQTSNGEQAARTANEQTRVIAQKTVKGVIQPGDTITSLLADIFTPQQIHILNQATKPVFPLSRLTAGQSYALRLADGKFISFTYDIDREDQLVVCREGGSFVARKIPIEYEVITDLVTGVIDSSLFGSIVQSGENEVLAISLADIFAWDIDFIRDIQPGDAFEALVEKRFREGTPAGYGRILAARFTNQGQPYSAYLFKDGNQPAAYYDENGRSLRKAFLKAPLSFSRISSGFNMRRRHPITKKVRPHPAIDYAAPTGTPIKTVGDGTVTFAAFKRYNGNCVKVRHPGGWETMYNHMSRFGRGIKRGVKVRQGQVIGYVGTTGLSTGPHLDFRMYKNGVALNPLKIKTPPSAPVSAQHLPDFKRTVAQLTARLEGSQPVQTAALVGNHHSGLEADLLRTN
- a CDS encoding DUF4388 domain-containing protein, which codes for MTASDSLTLAGGSDDKSLHGDLSVTTISDLLQFLAASSRSGAIRVMRDPENDEGMIYFAKGEILSARAGEKTGLDGIAALLDWKRGTFYYLPGIAPLETTIGLPVQHAILEAIVRLDNRGGDSVHNYASASEEGSTSMEQTTRESTDVMNDLLTIPGIDAVVVVGRDGFVIESAGSSARINIDELGASLAHAINGIEEMGSELNISCYQDMFIEYGRAVIMCRPVGDAVAAIVTPDASSLGIIRHKTKKLFQELGLSF
- a CDS encoding ParA family protein, giving the protein MANTISIVSSKGGTGKTTVALNLAVALAESGERTLLLDLDPLGAIGFSLARNDTDWRGLAEHIVDEAPLNEVMLQTRLPQLSILPRGRLDPLDIDIYENVLRCSDALQNIIAEVDAEFRYIIVDTPSGLGSVTRAALASSTHALLPLQAEPLALRAISQTLHVLQHIRENENRRLHLIGILAVMVQLQKDVSFNIMSTAWSSLHGVLETYIPRTDIFHLASEKGLPVAFLQGRCPPEAKRFEMLATEIKTIIQNLGGDMGADDERPQRELI
- a CDS encoding FIST signal transduction protein, which translates into the protein MAGKIQKMIHSILEQNASNNPMLARVIKTKMILKGINPARFSADSPDDPAIIAKLESMMRSFAPAGPPQTGAIRPASANGKIRTGFSTHPDTADCVRDLRKQLAPASPRLVIFFAAMKHAPETVSLYMQEAFPGAQVFGCSTAGEITSGQMLSDAIVAMAFSTDMLQDFKIEVVRNLGDPNAIQQAVACFDAHFGQPLSAMDPARHVGILLIDGLTGMEETLMETLGDLTNVPFIGGSAGDDLQFSGTYVYANGHAYKNAALLALLKPSVDFSFVKTQSFRLLGKTLRVSKANESRREVLQFNDRPAIEAYAEAVGVSSDRISQCFMRHPVGLIVQGEPFVRSPQRIQGDSMYFYCSIKEDMELSLLESADMLGDTARAIAEARQKLGRISGILDFDCILRTLDLRQQNLTDAYGKLFEGIPTAGFSTYGEQYIGHINQTATMLVFG
- a CDS encoding ACP phosphodiesterase, translated to MNHLLHLYLVDPLPDARLGALIGDYIKGRLDRNLPAGVLQGIIHHRRLDSFAQTSAAFRRSKQRLNPDLGLCRGILVDIAYDHFLAQNWRIYHPQPLEQFAASIYRLVKDNPNLLPNALRRQLPRMLAANWLVSLRHLDHIEIILQRLSRRLSRANLLADGTKQLMRHRQGLEADFSAFMMETQLFFHPVPISHPGILH